Proteins from one Desulfobacterales bacterium genomic window:
- a CDS encoding type II toxin-antitoxin system PemK/MazF family toxin, which translates to MKTFQRSQIWLVNFEPSFGHEYQKIRPALIIQHDKYIDSGNLLTVIPISSQIVNPTELDILIKTNFQNRLMKDSLLKIKHISSFDRRRFIKLIGIVDQKMMDNTDRHLQLFIFGKQYN; encoded by the coding sequence ATGAAAACATTTCAACGAAGTCAAATATGGCTGGTAAATTTTGAACCTAGTTTCGGACATGAATATCAGAAAATTCGCCCTGCTCTTATTATTCAGCATGATAAATACATTGACTCAGGTAATTTGCTAACGGTTATTCCAATTTCTTCCCAAATAGTGAACCCTACAGAACTTGATATTTTAATAAAAACGAATTTTCAAAACAGACTCATGAAAGACTCATTGCTCAAAATAAAACACATCAGTTCCTTTGACAGAAGAAGATTTATCAAACTTATCGGAATAGTTGATCAAAAAATGATGGATAATACGGATAGACATCTTCAGCTTTTTATATTTGGTAAACAATACAATTAG
- a CDS encoding B12-binding domain-containing radical SAM protein has product MADILLIQPPIRDFYLTSKRTIPYGLACIAASIISNGFTVEIFDALSTSKSKIIDYPKEFEYLKPFYKNSDISPFGLFHKFKHFGYSFEHIGNIAKKSQSFLIGISSLFTPYSDEAIITAEYIKKFYPTCKIVLGGHHPTSLPLSVINSNAVDFVLRGEGETSMPLLAKAVKENEGFEKIPGIVFKRQDGTIYISKSSSMDNIDGFPLPAINLINNNFYKRGNAGSTVIITGRGCPLKCTYCSVNSSEIPYRKRSVDSVIKEMDIAITKFNARFIDFEDENLSFQKNWFLELLEKIKKNFCGYNLELRAMNGLYPPAIDEEIIQKMKETGFKTVNLSLGTTCKDQLKKWNRKDVSGSLDNCLELAEKYGLDAVCYIIVGAPFQNWKDSISDMIFLAQRRTLLGVSVFYPSPGSKDYDLCEDSKLLPEKFSMMRSSALPLSKSRLESITLLRLSRIINFMKFLVDIEDPLYSKCQTFKISKDKIEIGKKLIDLFFKDGNIRGINKDGEIYSQLISKEVTNTFINSLINIQLSGIISEKYVIKSEL; this is encoded by the coding sequence ATGGCAGATATTTTACTTATTCAACCTCCGATTCGAGACTTTTACCTAACTTCGAAACGTACAATTCCTTATGGACTTGCGTGTATAGCGGCCTCAATAATTTCAAATGGTTTTACAGTTGAGATATTTGATGCTTTATCAACTTCAAAATCTAAAATAATAGATTATCCTAAAGAATTTGAATATCTTAAACCCTTTTATAAAAATTCAGACATATCTCCTTTTGGGTTATTTCATAAATTCAAACATTTTGGTTATAGTTTTGAGCATATTGGAAACATAGCAAAAAAATCCCAGTCTTTTTTAATTGGCATATCATCTTTATTTACGCCATACAGTGATGAAGCTATAATTACAGCGGAATATATAAAAAAATTCTATCCGACTTGCAAAATAGTTCTCGGAGGGCATCATCCAACATCATTGCCTCTAAGTGTAATTAATTCAAATGCTGTTGATTTTGTTTTAAGGGGTGAAGGTGAAACGTCTATGCCTCTTCTCGCAAAAGCAGTTAAAGAAAATGAAGGTTTTGAAAAAATTCCTGGAATTGTATTTAAAAGGCAGGACGGAACAATATATATTTCTAAGTCTTCATCAATGGACAATATCGATGGGTTTCCTTTACCTGCAATTAATCTGATAAACAATAATTTTTACAAACGAGGAAATGCGGGTAGTACTGTAATTATTACAGGTAGAGGCTGTCCTTTAAAATGCACCTATTGCAGCGTTAATTCGTCTGAAATACCTTATAGAAAAAGAAGTGTAGATTCAGTCATTAAAGAAATGGATATTGCAATCACAAAGTTTAATGCTCGATTTATTGATTTTGAAGATGAAAATCTTTCCTTTCAAAAAAATTGGTTTCTTGAGCTTTTAGAAAAGATTAAAAAAAATTTCTGCGGCTATAATTTAGAGTTAAGAGCGATGAACGGGCTTTATCCCCCTGCAATTGATGAAGAAATAATACAGAAGATGAAAGAAACTGGATTTAAAACTGTTAATCTTTCCCTTGGGACTACTTGTAAAGATCAGTTAAAAAAATGGAATAGAAAAGATGTTTCTGGATCGTTAGATAATTGCCTTGAACTTGCTGAAAAATATGGACTCGATGCTGTTTGCTATATCATTGTAGGAGCGCCTTTTCAAAATTGGAAAGATTCTATATCAGATATGATTTTTCTTGCCCAGAGAAGAACACTTCTTGGTGTATCAGTATTTTATCCTTCACCGGGCTCTAAAGACTATGATTTATGCGAGGATTCAAAACTATTGCCTGAAAAATTTTCTATGATGCGATCAAGCGCTCTTCCTCTTTCAAAATCAAGGCTTGAATCAATAACTCTTTTAAGATTGTCCCGCATAATAAACTTTATGAAATTCCTTGTTGATATTGAAGACCCTTTATATTCCAAATGCCAAACATTTAAAATTTCTAAAGATAAAATTGAAATAGGCAAAAAACTTATTGATTTATTTTTTAAAGACGGCAATATAAGAGGAATAAACAAAGACGGAGAAATTTATTCGCAATTGATATCAAAGGAAGTAACAAATACATTTATAAACAGTTTAATAAATATCCAATTATCTGGAATTATTTCAGAAAAATATGTAATTAAATCTGAGTTATAA
- the nadA gene encoding quinolinate synthase NadA, with product MIEKIKKLAQKRNAIILAHNYQPPEIQDIADLCGDSLELSIKASQTNADVIVFCGVHFMAETACILCPDKKVLLPKSDAGCPMADMVTEKQLSEKIKELPSVSIVTYVNSSAAVKALSSICCTSANVVNIVEKIDSNEILMIPDKNLASYAASKTSKKIHLWNGYCPFHDSLTPEDVYAAKKEHPDALFIAHPECRKEVLDLADAVLSTSGMIHYTSQSDASSFIIGTEIGILYPLKKENPDKNFYPANSKKMECADMKKIKLDDVLRSLEFMEGEVTVPEDIRKKALNAVKLMLQF from the coding sequence ATGATAGAAAAAATAAAAAAATTAGCTCAGAAAAGAAATGCGATAATTCTTGCTCATAACTATCAACCGCCTGAAATACAAGATATTGCAGACCTTTGCGGAGATTCCCTTGAACTTAGCATTAAAGCATCCCAAACCAATGCGGATGTAATAGTGTTTTGTGGCGTTCATTTTATGGCTGAAACCGCTTGTATTTTATGCCCTGATAAAAAAGTTCTTCTTCCAAAATCTGACGCTGGATGTCCTATGGCTGATATGGTTACTGAAAAACAGCTTTCTGAAAAAATAAAAGAGCTCCCTTCTGTGTCTATAGTAACTTATGTAAACTCTTCCGCTGCTGTAAAAGCGCTTTCATCAATTTGCTGCACATCCGCAAATGTTGTTAATATTGTAGAAAAAATAGACTCAAATGAAATATTGATGATACCTGATAAAAACCTTGCAAGCTATGCAGCATCAAAAACATCGAAGAAAATTCATCTTTGGAACGGCTATTGCCCATTCCATGACAGCCTTACGCCAGAAGATGTTTATGCCGCAAAAAAAGAGCACCCAGATGCTTTATTTATAGCTCATCCAGAATGCCGAAAAGAAGTATTAGACTTAGCTGATGCTGTTTTAAGCACTTCAGGGATGATTCATTACACGTCCCAATCTGATGCGTCATCATTCATAATTGGAACAGAAATAGGAATTCTCTATCCTTTAAAAAAAGAAAATCCAGATAAAAATTTTTATCCCGCTAATTCAAAAAAAATGGAATGCGCTGATATGAAAAAAATTAAATTGGATGACGTATTACGTAGTTTAGAGTTTATGGAAGGAGAAGTAACTGTTCCTGAGGATATAAGAAAAAAAGCATTAAATGCTGTAAAGCTTATGTTACAGTTTTAA